The Deltaproteobacteria bacterium region GCTCACGTCTACCATCCGTGCCCGCCCTTCTGGGTCGAAATGACTGAGTTTGGCCATATCCCCCTCTCTGATTCAAAGGCTATTTAAAAAACACTTCAATTCCTTTTTTTATTCCCCAATCCGCAATCTGAAATCCGCAATTAATAAAGGCTTGCCCTACCCAAAACCTTTTGTTATAAGTATTAAAAAAAAATCCTCCTTCGTCAACGTTTAAATCAACCCTTCCCTTTAGCCCAAAGAGAGGAGTCCTTCATGCTGGCCAAAGTTCTGAGCGGTGCCATTTTGGGAATTGATGCTTATATAGTGGAGGTAGAGGTAGATATTGCTCAGGGCCTTCCTGTTTTTGCCACGGTTGGGCTTCCGGATGGTGCGGTCAAAGAATCGAAGGAACGCGTGAAGTCGGCCATCAAGAACTCCGGTTATGACTTCCCTCCCAAAAGGATTACCGTCAATCTCGCCCCGGCCGACGTGAAGAAAGAAGGGGCTGGCTTTGACCTGCCTATTGCCGTAGGGATCCTCGCAGCCCTTGGAGTCGCCTCCCCGATCCTTCTGGAAGAATATCTTCTTTTAGGAGAACTTTCCCTCGATGGCCGGGTAAAGTCCATCCGAGGGGCCCTTTCTTTGGCTATGGCTGCAAAAAGCAAGGGCAAACGCGGGGTCCTTTTGCCCAAAGAAAATGCCGAGGAAGCCGCTGTGGTCCAGGGAATTGATGTTTTGGGGGTGGATGTCCTTTCCGAGGTGGTAGATTTTCTCAATGGCCAAAAGACGATCCTGCCTACCTTTGTGGACCTCCAGGAAATCTTTAGCCGGGAAAAGCATTACGCCGAGGATTTCAATGAAGTCAAAGGCCAGGAGCACGTGAAGCGAGCCTTGGAGATTGCCGCGGCCGGTGGACATAACATCATCATGATCGGTCCACCCGGGGCGGGTAAAACCATGCTGGCCAAAAGAATCTCAACGGTCCTGCCCGACCTCTCGTTTGAAGAAGCCATCGAAGTAACCCGAGTTTACAGTGTTTTAGGCCTGCTGCCACCCCACAGCGCTTTGATTGCTACGCGTCCTTTTCGTTCCCCTCACCATACCATTTCCGACGCCGGCCTCATCGGAGGGAGCCACATTCCCAGGCCGGGAGAGGTGAGCCTTTCACATAACGGTGTTCTCTTTTTAGACGAACTGCCGGAGTTTAAAAAGAATGTATTGGAAGTCCTGCGCCAGCCGCTGGAAGACGGTAGAGTGACCATTTCCCGGGCCCTTTCCTCCCTAACCTTTCCGTCTTCTTTCATGCTGGTGGCAGCCATGAATCCTTGTCCCTGCGGTTTCTACACGGACCCCAACCGGGAATGCACTTGCACGATTCCGCAGATCCTTCGCTACCGCTCCAAGATCTCTGGGCCGTTGATGGACCGCATCGACATTCATATTGAGGTTCCGGCGGTGCGTTACCGGGATCTTACGG contains the following coding sequences:
- a CDS encoding YifB family Mg chelatase-like AAA ATPase, producing MLAKVLSGAILGIDAYIVEVEVDIAQGLPVFATVGLPDGAVKESKERVKSAIKNSGYDFPPKRITVNLAPADVKKEGAGFDLPIAVGILAALGVASPILLEEYLLLGELSLDGRVKSIRGALSLAMAAKSKGKRGVLLPKENAEEAAVVQGIDVLGVDVLSEVVDFLNGQKTILPTFVDLQEIFSREKHYAEDFNEVKGQEHVKRALEIAAAGGHNIIMIGPPGAGKTMLAKRISTVLPDLSFEEAIEVTRVYSVLGLLPPHSALIATRPFRSPHHTISDAGLIGGSHIPRPGEVSLSHNGVLFLDELPEFKKNVLEVLRQPLEDGRVTISRALSSLTFPSSFMLVAAMNPCPCGFYTDPNRECTCTIPQILRYRSKISGPLMDRIDIHIEVPAVRYRDLTGEASGEDSETIKGRVNRARELQRLRFNGKRIYCNAQMTPRYLKKYCQIGEDSKALLEQAIDKLGLSARAYTRILKIARTSADLESVEEITAQHIAEAIQYRSLDRTLL